A DNA window from Xiphias gladius isolate SHS-SW01 ecotype Sanya breed wild chromosome 3, ASM1685928v1, whole genome shotgun sequence contains the following coding sequences:
- the pmp22a gene encoding peripheral myelin protein 22a, whose translation MLLILLGVLILHLIILILLIVSTAASAWSVGGHRSTDLWYNCMISNGGYHCTPASNEDWIQAVQALMILSLLFCFFSLIAFVYQLFRLVKGGRFFFTAIFQILASLFVMCGAIIYTVMSPDDGSNKQFGYAYVLAWVAFPLCLISGLIYIVLRKKE comes from the exons ATGCTGCTCATCCTGCTCGGAGTGCTTATCTTGCACTTGATCATCCTCATTCTCCTCATTGTGTCAACAGCAGCCAGT GCCTGGTCTGTAGGTGGACATAGGAGCACAGATCTATGGTACAATTGCATGATAAGCAATGGAGGCTACCACTGCACGCCAGCCAGCAATGAAG ACTGGATCCAGGCGGTTCAAGCCCTCATGATCCTGTCCCTgctcttctgcttcttttcccTCATTGCGTTTGTGTATCAGCTCTTCAGACTGGTCAAGGGCGGACGCTTCTTCTTCACCGCCATCTTCCAGATCTTGGCAA GTTTGTTTGTGATGTGTGGGGCCATCATCTACACTGTGATGAGTCCAGATGACGGCTCCAATAAGCAGTTCGGCTACGCCTACGTGCTGGCCTGGGTAGcgttccctctctgtctcatcaGTGGCCTCATTTATATCGTCCTGAggaagaaagaatga